The following proteins are encoded in a genomic region of Maylandia zebra isolate NMK-2024a linkage group LG1, Mzebra_GT3a, whole genome shotgun sequence:
- the LOC143419427 gene encoding tektin-like protein 1: MRPVHSIVMQVQSVPLGSVTIGPQSWREGTVRSIRRAERLVRQTRAGQPAACSQPRSGSSSAAAGVSLKRSDGTAEVTARDKIRAEACRPRSRDCVCNQKISRRQSAGAMFPGGSQRTPVAPFPPSSLREQCAGASVAVVADYMRRVREVEVQLRRQAGRVTEEGVKLERERGHLERMLRSLRTNLTINQKSSEGRTRRPSTTETERDGADYLLLWERRELAELKQDLEGTLKTTLSQLQALGESSRQLLDCASERARVLELLPLSGSAGGHDSAPQTFIKTDPISPFTPECKKALESSSLRVNQSQLLRETIRRTLTSAISRQKAAHCAVNDGLVKKIAETVTLQQNLALTSVATRQAMFRKQREINCIRHSHGRAQGPEYSGDLLSREKLNRPLVKVYQRHPGTQLPEAAQLIQSGAALRRCLKSSEGELGKLEHTCLQLLDDLQGKRAAAQVDAAVVRMRRQQVDKRAMPAFLQQGAL, translated from the exons ATGAGGCCAGTTCATAGCATAGTGATGCAGGTTCAGTCGGTTCCCCTCGGCTCTGTTACCATCGGACCGCAGTCCTGGCGCGAGGGTACGGTCCGCTCCATTCGGCGTGCTGAGCGCCTGGTCCGGCAGACTCGAGCCGGGCAGCCCGCTGCGTGCAGCCAGCCCCGGAGCGGCAGcagcagcgccgctgcaggAGTAAGCCTAAAGCGCTCAGACGGCACAGCGGAAGTCACAGccagagataagataagagcgGAGGCGTGCAGACCGAGGAGTCGTGACTGCGTCTGCAACCAGAAGATATCAAGACGCCAAAGTGCAGGAGCCATG TTCCCTGGTGGCTCTCAGAGGACACCTGTGGCCCCGTTCCCACCTTCCAGCCTGCGTGAGCAGTGTGCCGGAGCCAGTGTTGCTGTAGTTGCTGACTACATGCGCAGAGTTCGGGAGGTGGAGGTCCAGCTACGCAGGCAGGCTGGCAGAGTGACCGAGGAAGGTGTCAAGctggagagagagcgaggaCATCTGGAGAGGATGCTGCGCAGTCTTAGGACCAATCTGACCATCAACCAGAAGAGCTCGGAGGGGAGAACCAGGAGGCCATCCACCACTGAGACG GAGAGAGATGGTGCTGATTACTTGCTGCTGTGGGAGAGGAGAGAGCTGGCTGAGCTGAAACAGGATCTGGAGGGAACACTGAAAACCACACTGAGCCAGCTTCAG GCCCTGGGTGAGAGcagcagacagctgctggactgTGCCAGTGAGAGGGCTCGAGTACTGGAACTGCTCCCTCtcagtggctctgctggaggaCATGACTCTGCACCTCAGACCTTTATCAAAACAGACCCCATCAGCCCCTTTACTCCAG AGTGTAAAAAGGCTTTAGAGTCGTCCTCCCTGAGGGTCAACCAGTCGCAGCTACTGAGAGAAACCATCAGACGGACGCTAACCAGCGCCATCAGCAGGCAGAAAGCTGCTCATTGCGCTGTCAACGACGGCCTGGTGAAAAAAATTGCAGAGACAGTCACTCTGCAG CAAAATCTGGCGCTGACGTCTGTAGCCACCCGGCAGGCCATGTTTCGTAAGCAGAGGGAGATCAACTGCATTCGTCACAGCCACGGCAGAGCACAG GGTCCAGAGTACAGCGGCGATCTTCTGTCCAGAGAGAAGCTCAACAGGCCTCTGGTGAAGGTTTATCAGAGACACCCGGGGACACAGTTACCTGAAGCTGCTCAGCTCATTCAG AGCGGTGCAGCGCTCAGACGATGTCTTAAGTCCTCTGAGGGTGAGCTGGGGAAGCTGGAGCACACATGTCTGCAGCTGCTGGATGACCTGCAGGGCAAGAGAGCTGCAGCTCAGGTGGACGCAGCTGTGGTCCGCATGAGGCGTCAGCAGGTCGACAAGCGAGCCATGCCCGCCTTCCTCCAGCAAGGGGCGCTGTGA
- the si:ch73-95l15.5 gene encoding uncharacterized protein si:ch73-95l15.5 isoform X2, giving the protein MSSRSKNDQCQICGGALQGNQRRWLFGGQNKKTGQPRTPTGSLRGGSRSQSSQSSSWGSTLSLGSSVSLSKSLMSVSSPSKSVDLLTVLTHILGQSVPRGGGQGEFVCGKCVCLLERVFKFDTVIARVRVLSSERLQKLTHERDKIRQWVRQNYCHRHLQDFQSRSSTSEEEGEVEKEGYREMLKENMALSEYECWSEKWDTCPYFIRTGKRCRKGKGCEGCDSLRVSDSDYESVCGVPRHMPFQPFSPLSQDRSQSVPLHWQRVPSVNSSPASLAGSSLSLRAPSHTESIQSLDSLDGNDPFDSASDQSVNFMLRELRSIGGKPVSSPSGSKIPVLGKRDGRYLGKIEETASPTVTRVLNFRDVENGGDEENGDVLTLLRDEFMPLHRETAARVHHGIRHLKGQLDQAASRIRTLEAELKHGRSKQVEVNGSQDWAPLVQEEAAGSSLLQSLGLSLHSRERLIQECTSLISRLCVEEGAGTELANKLTENLREIISDNKAALEALRSEITEKEKSMENEIEALKKAGRDRERDLDTLNTVLQCNQDIISDLRVALGEKEQLLKEVEKERELWRQRDGALTAVLQEKEALIRTFKEQLEKGMEALSDSVTGQQSGGGGAELAAMLKDQEESSATLCQEVTKLTTTLQEYQDMVQSQQESHSRTVSSLTAQLRDARQELREKEKKKKEADRALQNDREDRERGERRLRDSLEKRDKLIEQILLDAEERDHLFRELQQNLQNKREPLTAVKHTL; this is encoded by the exons ATGTCTTCCAGAAGTAAAAATGACCAGTGCCAAATATGTGGCGGAGCTCTCCAGGGAAACCAACGGCGGTGGCTGTTTGGGGGCCAGAATAAGAAAACTGGTCAGCCTCGGACCCCAACAGGGTCGTTGAGAGGAGGGAGCCGGTCCCAGTCATCACAGAGCAGCTCCTGGG GCAGCACGTTATCTCTTGGTTCCTCCGTTTCTCTCTCCAAGTCTCTGATGTCCGTGAGCTCCCCCTCCAAGAGCGTGGATCTGCTCACGGTGTTGACCCACATACTGGGGCAGTCTGTACCACGGGGCGGCGGGCAGGGGGAGTTTGTATGTGGCAAATGCGTGTGCCTGCTAGAACGCGTGTTCAAGTTTGACACGGTCATAGCCAGGGTGAGGGTGCTTTCGTCTGAGCGCCTTCAGAAGCTGACGCATGAGAGGGACAAAATCAGACAGTGGGTGCGCCAAAACTACTGCCACAGGCATCTGCAGGACTTTCAGAGCAGGAGCAGCACCAGTGAGGAGGAAGGAGAGGTGGAGAAGGAAGGCTACAGGGAGATGCTCAAGGAGAATATGGCGCTTTCAGAGTACGAGTGCTGGTCAGAGAAGTGGGACACGTGTCCGTATTTTATCAGAACGGGAAAAAGATGCAGAAAAGGGAAGGGGTGCGAAGGTTGCGATTCCTTACGGGTGTCCGACTCTGATTACGAGTCAGTTTGTGGGGTTCCTCGTCACATGCCTTTCCAGCCCTTCTCCCCGTTGTCCCAGGATAGATCCCAGAGCGTGCCCCTCCACTGGCAGAGGGTGCCATCCGTCAACTCCAGCCCAGCCTCCCTGGCAGGGTCCAGTCTCTCGTTACGAGCTCCTTCCCACACGGAGTCCATTCAGTCTCTTGATTCTCTGGACGGGAATGACCCCTTTGATTCAGCAAGTGATCAGTCAGTCAACTTCATGCTGAGAGAGCTGAGAAGTATTGGAGGGAAGCCGGTCAGTTCGCCATCAGGAAGTAAAATCCCTGTTCTGGGCAAAAGGGATGGGAGGTACCTGGGAAAAATCGAGGAGACTGCATCACCCACAGTGACCAGGGTGCTGAACTTTAGGGATGTGGAGAACGGAGGGGATGAAGAGAATGGGGATGTCCTAACATTGCTGAGGGATGAGTTCATGCCTCTTCACCGTGAG aCTGCTGCTAGAGTTCATCATGGTATCCGGCACCTAAAAGGCCAACTTGACCAAGCTGCATCCCGCATCAGGACCCTGGAGGCTGAGCTGAAACATGGGAGAAGCAAACAAGTGGAAGTCAACGGATCACAAGACTGGGCCCCT CTGGTCCAGGAGGAGGCGGCTGGCAGCTCCCTGCTGCAGAGCCTCGGCCTCTCCCTGCACAGCCGCGAGCGTCTGATCCAG GAGTGCACGAGTCTGATCAGCAGGCTGTGTGTGGAGGAGGGAGCAGGGACTGAGCTGGCCAACAAGCTGACTGAGAACTTGAGAGAGATTATCTCTGACAACAAG GCTGCGCTGGAGGCTCTGAGGTctgaaataactgaaaaagagAAGAGCATGGAGAACGAGATCGAGGCTCTGAAGAAGGCTGGACGAGACCGAGAGAGAGACTTGGACACCCTCAACACTGTGCTGCAGTGCAACCAGGACATCATCAGT GACCTGCGGGTGGCTCTGGGAGAGAAGGAGCAACTGCTGAAGGAGgtggagaaagagagggaatTGTGGAGGCAGAGAGACGGGGCCCTCACTGCTGTCCTGCAGGAGAAGGAGGCTCTCATCCGCACCTTCAAAGAGCAACTGGAGAAAGGGATGGAG GCTCTCTCAGATTCTGTGACTGGCCAGCAGTCAGGGGGGGGCGGGGCTGAACTGGCAGCTATGTTGAAGGATCAAGAGGAAAGCAGCGCCACCTTGTGCCAGGAGGTCACCAAGCTTACAACGACCCTGCAGGAATACCAGGACATGGTGCAG AGTCAGCAGGAGAGTCACAGTCGGACGGTGTCCTCTCTGACGGCTCAGCTCAGAGACGCTCGGCAGGAGCTgagggagaaggagaagaagaagaaggaggcgGACCGAGCGCTGCAGAACGACAGGGAGGACAGAGAGCGGGGCGAGAGGAGACTCAGGGACAGCCTGGAGAAGAGGGACAAACTCATCGAG CAAATCCTTTTGGATGCTGAGGAGCGGGACCATCTGTTCAGAGAGCTGCAGCAGAACCTGCAGAACAAACGTGAGCCTTTGACGGCcgtcaaacacacactgtga
- the zp3d.2 gene encoding zona pellucida sperm-binding protein 3: MRRASSAVTANLPPFRTLCCMSLGFPGMLYLPFLLLLPVFASTEVGTAAPRPSEQTAQVMRKVPRRETPTLLSPPYLHLPVFLDSQVPLVDKEYFSPLRGTGVEPLPERVRDILLPIPPKSTPPSVSDVSVKTTCKRTKMQVQVERSLLGTGEARSQLKLGTCTASKSTRDYFYFEYGLGMCGTKRTIIDNQVVYSNTLRYDPPRLKGPIRRAVPFNLPVSCYFNRYQYTYKIGYIPKVPIRRLFKRVKNGAKFSLTPRNAKWERLSPSDQYVLGKPMYFQAEALPMSHDERLYIHSCYATPEKSHTFTLRFPVVRNFGCMVESKGGRSRFIPYRNDAVRFSVDAFLFKGMMGQQLYMHCIMSVSSSVPTPTAKSCNYDTKARRWAELYGSDTVCSCCDSNCSSSASNETQIISSRPWTIEPKAKAIGSLKRNTISTKTTAAPESVMTEWRWTSQPVVTAALPMDKVEKTVKDLEWPFGGGGVMWTEEEGEEKQGKGSASVEEVIAEPRRIFEEIFDFDK, translated from the exons ATGAGGAGAGCATCATCAGCCGTGACAGCCAACCTTCCGCCCTTTCGGACACTTTGTTGTATGTCACTGGGATTTCCGGGCATGCTTTACCTACCTTTCCTTCTCTTGCTGCCCGTGTTTGCGTCCACTGAAGTGGGGACAGCGGCCCCTCGGCCTTCGGAGCAGACAGCGCAGGTGATGAGAAAAGTTCCCCGGAGAGAAACGCCGACTCTCCTTTCGCCGCCGTACCTCCACCTCCCGGTGTTTCTGGACTCTCAAGTGCCGCTGGTGGATAAGGAGTACTTCTCTCCGCTCAGGGGCACGGGAGTGGAGCCTCTGCCCGAGCGCGTCCGGGACATCCTGCTCCCTATTCCGCCCAAATCCACTCCGCCCAGCGTCTCGGATGTTTCCGTGAAGACTACGTGTAAGCGGACAAAGATGCAAGTCCAGGTGGAGAGGAGCCTTCTGGGAACGGGTGAAGCCCGGTCTCAGCTCAAGCTGGGCACGTGCACAGCCAGCAAATCCACGAGggattacttttattttgagtATGGCCTCGGTATGTGTGGAACCAAGCGCACG ATCATTGATAACCAGGTTGTCTATTCAAACACACTTCGTTACGACCCACCGAGACTCAAAGGACCAATCAGGCGAGCGGTGCCCTTCAACCTACCTGTGTCATGTTATTTTAACAG GTACCAATACACCTACAAAATTGGCTACATACCAAAGGTGCCCATACGCAGGCTCTTCAAACGAGTAAAGAACGGAGCTAAATTCAGTCTGACGCCACGAAACG CGAAATGGGAAAGGCTGTCCCCATCAGATCAGTACGTGCTCGGAAAGCCCATGTACTTTCAGGCCGAGGCCCTGCCCATGTCCCACGATGAGAGACTGTACATCCACTCGTGTTATGCCACTCCAGAGAAGTCCCACACATTCACGCTTAGATTCCCTGTTGTGAGAAACTTTGG ATGTATGGTTGAAAGCAAAGGCGGGCGCTCCAGGTTCATCCCGTACAGAAACGATGCTGTGAGATTCTCTGTGGATGCGTTCCTGTTCAAGGGAATGATGGGCCAG CAGCTGTACATGCACTGCATCATGTCTGTGAGCAGTTCGGTGCCTACACCCACAGCCAAGTCCTGCAACTACGACACAAAGGCCAGAAG ATGGGCTGAGCTGTATGGAtcagacacagtgtgcagcTGCTGTGACTCCAACTGTAGCTCTTCAGCATCCAATG AGACTCAAATAATCAGCAGTCGGCCGTGGACCATAGAACCTAAAGCGAAAGCCATCGGCTCCCTGAAGAGGAACACGATCTCCACCAAAACAACAGCGGCACCGGAGTCAGTCATGACTGAGTGGAGGTGGACGTCACAGCCGGTGGTGACAGCAGCGCTTCCGATGGATAAGGTGGAGAAAACGGTGAAGGATTTGGAGTGGCCGTTTGGAGGTGGTGGAGTGATGTGGACTGAGGAGGAAGGTGAGGAAAAGCAGGGGAAGGGCTCTGCTTCTGTGGAGGAGGTGATCGCAGAACCCCGCCGGATATTTGAAGAAATATTTGATTTTGACAAATAA
- the si:ch73-95l15.5 gene encoding uncharacterized protein si:ch73-95l15.5 isoform X1, with protein MSSRSKNDQCQICGGALQGNQRRWLFGGQNKKTGQPRTPTGSLRGGSRSQSSQSSSWGSTLSLGSSVSLSKSLMSVSSPSKSVDLLTVLTHILGQSVPRGGGQGEFVCGKCVCLLERVFKFDTVIARVRVLSSERLQKLTHERDKIRQWVRQNYCHRHLQDFQSRSSTSEEEGEVEKEGYREMLKENMALSEYECWSEKWDTCPYFIRTGKRCRKGKGCEGCDSLRVSDSDYESVCGVPRHMPFQPFSPLSQDRSQSVPLHWQRVPSVNSSPASLAGSSLSLRAPSHTESIQSLDSLDGNDPFDSASDQSVNFMLRELRSIGGKPVSSPSGSKIPVLGKRDGRYLGKIEETASPTVTRVLNFRDVENGGDEENGDVLTLLRDEFMPLHREKTAARVHHGIRHLKGQLDQAASRIRTLEAELKHGRSKQVEVNGSQDWAPLVQEEAAGSSLLQSLGLSLHSRERLIQECTSLISRLCVEEGAGTELANKLTENLREIISDNKAALEALRSEITEKEKSMENEIEALKKAGRDRERDLDTLNTVLQCNQDIISDLRVALGEKEQLLKEVEKERELWRQRDGALTAVLQEKEALIRTFKEQLEKGMEALSDSVTGQQSGGGGAELAAMLKDQEESSATLCQEVTKLTTTLQEYQDMVQSQQESHSRTVSSLTAQLRDARQELREKEKKKKEADRALQNDREDRERGERRLRDSLEKRDKLIEQILLDAEERDHLFRELQQNLQNKREPLTAVKHTL; from the exons ATGTCTTCCAGAAGTAAAAATGACCAGTGCCAAATATGTGGCGGAGCTCTCCAGGGAAACCAACGGCGGTGGCTGTTTGGGGGCCAGAATAAGAAAACTGGTCAGCCTCGGACCCCAACAGGGTCGTTGAGAGGAGGGAGCCGGTCCCAGTCATCACAGAGCAGCTCCTGGG GCAGCACGTTATCTCTTGGTTCCTCCGTTTCTCTCTCCAAGTCTCTGATGTCCGTGAGCTCCCCCTCCAAGAGCGTGGATCTGCTCACGGTGTTGACCCACATACTGGGGCAGTCTGTACCACGGGGCGGCGGGCAGGGGGAGTTTGTATGTGGCAAATGCGTGTGCCTGCTAGAACGCGTGTTCAAGTTTGACACGGTCATAGCCAGGGTGAGGGTGCTTTCGTCTGAGCGCCTTCAGAAGCTGACGCATGAGAGGGACAAAATCAGACAGTGGGTGCGCCAAAACTACTGCCACAGGCATCTGCAGGACTTTCAGAGCAGGAGCAGCACCAGTGAGGAGGAAGGAGAGGTGGAGAAGGAAGGCTACAGGGAGATGCTCAAGGAGAATATGGCGCTTTCAGAGTACGAGTGCTGGTCAGAGAAGTGGGACACGTGTCCGTATTTTATCAGAACGGGAAAAAGATGCAGAAAAGGGAAGGGGTGCGAAGGTTGCGATTCCTTACGGGTGTCCGACTCTGATTACGAGTCAGTTTGTGGGGTTCCTCGTCACATGCCTTTCCAGCCCTTCTCCCCGTTGTCCCAGGATAGATCCCAGAGCGTGCCCCTCCACTGGCAGAGGGTGCCATCCGTCAACTCCAGCCCAGCCTCCCTGGCAGGGTCCAGTCTCTCGTTACGAGCTCCTTCCCACACGGAGTCCATTCAGTCTCTTGATTCTCTGGACGGGAATGACCCCTTTGATTCAGCAAGTGATCAGTCAGTCAACTTCATGCTGAGAGAGCTGAGAAGTATTGGAGGGAAGCCGGTCAGTTCGCCATCAGGAAGTAAAATCCCTGTTCTGGGCAAAAGGGATGGGAGGTACCTGGGAAAAATCGAGGAGACTGCATCACCCACAGTGACCAGGGTGCTGAACTTTAGGGATGTGGAGAACGGAGGGGATGAAGAGAATGGGGATGTCCTAACATTGCTGAGGGATGAGTTCATGCCTCTTCACCGTGAG aagaCTGCTGCTAGAGTTCATCATGGTATCCGGCACCTAAAAGGCCAACTTGACCAAGCTGCATCCCGCATCAGGACCCTGGAGGCTGAGCTGAAACATGGGAGAAGCAAACAAGTGGAAGTCAACGGATCACAAGACTGGGCCCCT CTGGTCCAGGAGGAGGCGGCTGGCAGCTCCCTGCTGCAGAGCCTCGGCCTCTCCCTGCACAGCCGCGAGCGTCTGATCCAG GAGTGCACGAGTCTGATCAGCAGGCTGTGTGTGGAGGAGGGAGCAGGGACTGAGCTGGCCAACAAGCTGACTGAGAACTTGAGAGAGATTATCTCTGACAACAAG GCTGCGCTGGAGGCTCTGAGGTctgaaataactgaaaaagagAAGAGCATGGAGAACGAGATCGAGGCTCTGAAGAAGGCTGGACGAGACCGAGAGAGAGACTTGGACACCCTCAACACTGTGCTGCAGTGCAACCAGGACATCATCAGT GACCTGCGGGTGGCTCTGGGAGAGAAGGAGCAACTGCTGAAGGAGgtggagaaagagagggaatTGTGGAGGCAGAGAGACGGGGCCCTCACTGCTGTCCTGCAGGAGAAGGAGGCTCTCATCCGCACCTTCAAAGAGCAACTGGAGAAAGGGATGGAG GCTCTCTCAGATTCTGTGACTGGCCAGCAGTCAGGGGGGGGCGGGGCTGAACTGGCAGCTATGTTGAAGGATCAAGAGGAAAGCAGCGCCACCTTGTGCCAGGAGGTCACCAAGCTTACAACGACCCTGCAGGAATACCAGGACATGGTGCAG AGTCAGCAGGAGAGTCACAGTCGGACGGTGTCCTCTCTGACGGCTCAGCTCAGAGACGCTCGGCAGGAGCTgagggagaaggagaagaagaagaaggaggcgGACCGAGCGCTGCAGAACGACAGGGAGGACAGAGAGCGGGGCGAGAGGAGACTCAGGGACAGCCTGGAGAAGAGGGACAAACTCATCGAG CAAATCCTTTTGGATGCTGAGGAGCGGGACCATCTGTTCAGAGAGCTGCAGCAGAACCTGCAGAACAAACGTGAGCCTTTGACGGCcgtcaaacacacactgtga
- the LOC143419429 gene encoding uncharacterized protein LOC143419429 yields the protein MSKLLGSLLLLCLLPAVVPLFCYTCVFPTISPLDCIRFPLKCPPGQLCLSSRAVGEKGDFRVVLYEKSCVLPSLCGITGEKYALGLNFTFTNECCNTHLCNGAATSAAPYWIGTLFTLLTLYSVW from the exons ATGTCGAAGCTGCTTGGCTCTCTGCTTCTCCTGTGTTTACTTCCAGCTGTGG TTCCCCTCTTCTGTTACACCTGTGTGTTCCCCACCATCTCCCCTCTGGACTGCATCAGATTCCCCCTGAAGTGTCCACCTGGGCAGCTCTGTCTGTCCAGCCGAGCCGTGGGTGAGAAAG GGGACTTCCGTGTGGTTTTGTACGAGAAGAGCTGCGTCCTGCCCTCCCTGTGCGGAATCACGGGTGAAAAATACGCGCTGGGACTCAACTTCACCTTCACCAATGAATGCTGCAACACTCACTTGTGTAATGGCGCTGCTACATCTGCTGCCCCCTACTGGATTGGGACATTATTCACACTTCTAACTCTGTACTCCGTTTGGTGA